The following are from one region of the Mustela lutreola isolate mMusLut2 chromosome 7, mMusLut2.pri, whole genome shotgun sequence genome:
- the NUTM1 gene encoding NUT family member 1, with protein MASDGASPLSGPDMTMKAGAALSPFTALPFPQSAPGPPDQPPWEPPLQPPMPSTFSPGNPLVLSTLPSPLLVTGDGGPGPTGAGVIVKVKTEGGPAEPSQTQNFILTQPALNWIASGPPCGAPEGPPPRFMTTSNMKTLLPTKAIGMSQEGLPAQALPPAAQMAPIVPLEKAWPGLHGATGEGSPLAAQSKPALGDLSYTSKGVYENFRRWQRYKALARRHLSQSPDAEALSCFLIPVLRSLARLKPTMTLEEGLPRAVQEWEHTSNFDRMIFYEMAEKFMEFEAEEEMQVQNTQLMNGSQGLLPAAPLKLDPPGLPATEVSQQPVYIPKKAASKARAPRRRQRKTQRPPVPEAPKEVPPEAVKEYADIMEGLVGSQLAIGEADGKQEEEEEQQQQEEAMYPDPGLLSYIDELCSQEVFVSKVEAVIHPQFLADLLSPEQQRDPLALIEELEQEEGLSLAQLVQKRLLALEEEDVEAPPSCSGAQSDSSPSVSDEDEDGGGRLRPSPGPRVAGGTVRLGKAASPGKRVREVHGGQERSLDGPRGMHRDGNTVLSSPGSWDLQLEPTAPQGTQGSLNTEKRGARKVANQICPHQDDHLGGARSPGHPLVADRTSETLPLHWQEGPQPETFPSSDVGLKELAPLQGQGLEKQDSQQLGRLGVLPQGTEPLAVTQKGSSVAMWGDGKSPPVVQGYDQNLSLRAAGDREGDGASLSPGLWLSSELDAVGLELPLQIEEVIENFHDGECVTEHQGGCQALGSRSNISLGPGKATAPGDGGGSAISCGGTDGTAALQKISYCSLLGPLRADSPSMRHQENQEQSPEATGDPRDLWAEGCSPLLESSICAPTPGVPKETLQPACQGNILVLGTQGISSFPEASLEVGSRSHSISPLLETREHANILDIRDACGLQLEVSEDTHPPNFNSYDLQGEDREDTDLPKPEDLAPLPGNQESSAHGTPKSTSPHQGLGSTSSRWGARDALTLKESSPVSETCSSTDGAKGKEEEQEEEGEDEELSSFAYLLASKLSLSPPRGPPFSLHPTSGLPSMGGRGAQRASHSLSPEARGLGQSPHPVAKSGKRTLSGGPSPAEKRPYQDADLGISGEKPLALGVVRASQPRKRRRDTFVTGRRKKRRRSQ; from the exons ATGGCTTCAGATGGAG CATCTCCACTGTCGGGACCGGACATGACCATGAAAGCTGGTGCGGCCCTGTCTCCTTTCACTGCACTTCCCTTTCCCCAGTCTGCTCCTGGCCCACCAGACCAGCCACCCTGGGAGCCGCCTCTGCAGCCTCCCATGCCTTCAACATTCTCTCCAGGAAACCCTCTGGTGCTCTCCACTCTCCCCAGCCCATTGCTGGTGACAGGGGATGGGGGCCCTGGCCCCACTGGGGCTGGAGTCATTGTCAAAGTCAAGACAGAAGGGGGGCCAGCTGAGCCCTCTCAAACTCAGAACTTCATCCTTACTCAGCCAGCCCTCAATTGGATTGCCTCAGGCCCTCCCTGTGGGGCTCCTGAGGGTCCTCCCCCTCGATTCATGACAACTTCTAACATGAAGACCCTTCTGCCCACTAAGGCCATTGGGATGAGCCAGGAGGGACTTCCTGCTCAGGCTCTACCACCAGCTGCCCAAATGGCCCCCATTGTGCCCCTGGAAAAGGCTTGGCCAGGGCTACATGGGGCAACCGGAGAAGGAAGTCCATTGGCTGCCCAATCTAAGCCCGCCCTGGGCGACCTCTCCTACACCTCCAAAGGTGTCTATGAAAACTTCCGACGCTGGCAGCGCTACAAAGCCTTGGCTCGGAGGCACTTGTCTCAAAGTCCTGATGCAGAAGCCCTTTCCTGCTTTCTTAT CCCAGTGCTTCGCTCCCTGGCCCGGCTGAAGCCCACTATGACTCTGGAGGAGGGACTGCCAAGGGCTGTGCAGGAGTGGGAGCACACCAGCAACTTTGACCGGATGATCTTTTATGAGATGGCAGAAAA GTTCATGGAATTTGAGGCTGAGGAGGAGATGCAGGTTCAGAACACACAGCTGATGAATGGGTCCCAAGGCCTGCTTCCTGCAGCGCCTCTGAAACTTGACCCTCCAGGGCTCCCGGCCACTGAGGTTAGCCAGCAGCCAG TGTACATTCCCAAAAAGGCGGCCTCCAAGGCACGGGCCCCCCGCCGGCGGCAGCGCAAAACGCAGAGGCCTCCGGTTCCTGAGGCCCCCAAGGAGGTCCCACCAGAAGCTGTGAAGGAGTATGCTGATATCATGGAAGGGCTGGTGGGGAGTCAGTTGGCCATCGGGGAGGCAGATGgaaaacaggaagaggaagaagagcagcagcagcaggaggaagcaATGTATCCGGATCCAGGCCTCCTAAGCTACATCGATGAGCTTTGTTCTCAGGAGGTCTTTGTCTCCAAG GTGGAGGCTGTCATTCATCCTCAGTTTCTGGCAGATCTGCTGTCCCCAGAACAGCAGAGGGATCCGTTGGCCTTAATTGAGGAGCTGGAGCAAGAAGAAGGACTCAGTCTTGCCCAG CTCGTCCAGAAGAGACTCCTGGCCTTGGAGGAAGAGGATGTAGAGGCTCCTCCTAGCTGTAGCGGAGCTCAATCAGACTCCAGTCCTTCTGTTTCTGATGAGGATGAAGATGGGGGTGGGCGGCTTCGGCCCTCCCCTGGGCCTCGGGTGGCTGGGGGCACTGTTCGCCTTGGAAAGGCTGCTTCTCCAGGAAAACGGGTGAGAGAAGTGCATGGTGGGCAGGAGCGGTCCCTAGATGGCCCAAGGGGGATGCACAGAGATGGGAACACTGTGCTCTCCTCCCCCGGCAGCTGGGACCTACAGCTAGAACCTACAGCTCCACAGGGAACTCAAGGGtccttaaatacagagaaaagaggGGCCAGGAAGGTTGCAAATCAAATATGCCCACATCAGGATGACCACCTGGGAGGTGCTAGGTCTCCCGGGCACCCCCTCGTGGCTGACAGAACTTCTGAAACTCTGCCCCTTCATTGGCAGGAAGGCCCCCAGCCCGAGACATTTCCTAGctcggatgtgggactcaaagaGCTGGCTCCTCTGCAAGGACAGGGGCTAGAAAAGCAGGACAGCCAGCAGCTAGGGCGTCTTGGAGTGCTTCCCCAGGGGACGGAGCCACTAGCAGTAACCCAGAAAGGTTCTTCAGTTGCCATGTGGGGAGATGGCAAAAGTCCTCCCGTGGTTCAGGGTTATGACCAGAACCTTTCCCTTAGAGCAGCTGGTGACAGGGAAGGAGATGGAGCCTCTCTCAGTCCAGGACTTTGGCTGAGCAGTGAGCTGGATGCCGTGGGCTTAGAGTTGCCCTTACAAATTGAGGAAGTCATAGAGAACTTCCACGATGGGGAATGTGTCACTGAGCATCAGGGAggctgccaggcactgggctccaGAAGCAACatttctctgggtcctggaaaaGCCACAGCacctggggatggggggggcaGTGCCATCTCCTGTGGAGGCACAGATGGCACAGCTGCCCTGCAGAAGATAAGCTACTGCAGCCTGCTGGGacctttgagggctgacagcccATCCATGAGGCATCAAGAAAATCAAGAACAGAGCCCTGAGGCTACAGGGGATCCCAGAGATTTGTGGGCTGAAGGTTGCTCCCCTTTGCTGGAAAGTAGTATCTGTGCCCCCACACCGGGGGTTCCCAAAGAAACCCTTCAGCCTGCATGTCAAGGCAATATCCTTGTACTGGGGACCCAGGGTATCTCCTCCTTCCCCGAGGCCAGCCTGGAAGTGGGGAGCAGGAGCCATTCCATCTCTCCTCTGTTGGAAACCAGAGAACATGCCAACATACTAGATATTAGAGATGCCTGTGGCCTCCAGCTAGAGGTCAGTGAGGATACCCACCCACCAAATTTTAATTCTTATGACCTCCAAGGAGAAGACAGGGAGGATACTGATTTACCCAAGCCTGAAGACCTTGCTCCCTTACCAGGGAATCAAGAGTCTTCTGCTCATGGGACCCCCAAATCAACATCTCCTCACCAGGGCCTTGGAAGCACTTCCTCTAGATGGGGAGCCAGGGATGCCTTAACTCTGAAAGAAAGCTCTCCTGTCAGTGAAACATGCAGCTCAACAGACGGGgccaaagggaaggaggaggagcaggaggaggaaggggaggatgaGGAACTCTCCAGCTTTGCCTACCTCTTGGCCTCTAAACTAAGCCTGTCACCGCCAAGGGGGCCTCCCTTCAGTCTTCACCCAACCTCAGGCCTGCCCTCGATGGGAGGGCGGGGGGCCCAGAGAGcatcccactccctctctcctgaGGCAAGAGGCCTTGGCCAATCTCCACATCCTGTTGCCAAGTCTGGGAAGAGAACTCTCAGTGGAGGCCCTTCTCCTGCTGAAAAGAGGCCCTACCAGGATGCGGACCTTGGCATCTCTGGGGAGAAACCCCTGGCTCTTGGAGTGGTTCGAGCCTCACAGCCTCGTAAAAGGCGGCGTGACACTTTTGTCACTGGCCGAAGGAAGAAACGTCGGCGTAGTCAGTAG
- the LPCAT4 gene encoding lysophospholipid acyltransferase LPCAT4 isoform X2: MSQGSPGDWAPLDPTPGSPAPPNPFVHELHLSRLQRVKFCLLGALLAPIRVLLAFIVLFLLWPFAWLQVAGLTEEQLQEPITGWRKTVCHNGVLGLSRLLFFLLGFLRIRVRGQRASRLQAPVLVAAPHSTFFDPIVLLPCDLPKVVSRAENLSVPVIGALLRFNQAILVSRHDPASRRRVVEEVRRRATSGGKWPQVLFFPEGTCSNKKALLKFKPGAFIAGVPVQPVLIQYPNSLDTTSWAWRGPGVLKVLWLTASQPCSIVDVEFLPVYHPSLEESRNPTLYANNVQRVMAQALGIPATECEFVGSLPVIVVGRLKVALEPRLWELGKVLRKAGLSPGCVDTGAEPGRSRMISQEEFARQLQLSDPQTVAGAFSYFQQDAQGLVDFRDVALALAALDGGRSLDELTRLAFELFAEEQVEGPGRLLYRDGFSTILHLLLGSPRPAAATLHAELCQAGPHQGLSLCQFQDFSLHDPLHGKLFSTYLRPSPKPQASTPGGRMALANGTVPAPKQKGD; this comes from the exons ATGAGCCAGGGAAGTCCGGGGGACTGGGCCCCCCTCGACCCAACCCCCGGATCCCCAGCGCCCCCCAACCCCTTCGTGCATGAGTTACACCTCTCCCGCCTCCAGAGGGTTAAG TTCTGCCTCCTGGGGGCACTGTTGGCCCCCATCCGAGTGCTTCTGGCCTTTATTGTCCTCTTTCTCCTCTGGCCCTTTGCCTGGCTGCAAGTAGCTGGTCTTACGGAGGAGCAGCTTCAGGAGCCAATTACAGGATGGAGGAA GACTGTGTGCCACAACGGGGTGCTGGGCCTCAGCCGCCTGCTCTTTTTCCTGCTGGGCTTCCTTCGAATTCGCGTTCGGGGCCAGCGGGCCTCTCGCCTTCAAGCCCCTGTCCTTGTTGCCGCTCCCCACTCTACTTTCTTTGACCCCATTGTTCTGCTGCCCTGTGACCTGCCCAAGGTTGTGTCCCGAGCTGAGAACCTTTCCGTGCCTGTCATTGGAG CCCTTCTCCGCTTCAACCAAGCCATTTTAGTATCCCGGCATGACCCGGCTTCTCGGCGCAGAGTGGTGGAGGAGGTCCGAAGGCGGGCTACCTCAGGAGGCAAGTGGCCCCAG GTACTATTCTTTCCTGAGGGCACCTGTTCCAACAAGAAGGCTTTGCTTAAATTCAAACCAG GAGCCTTCATCGCCGGGGTGCCTGTGCAGCCTGTCCTCATCCAATACCCCAACAGTCTG GACACCACCAGCTGGGCATGGAGGGGCCCTGGAGT ACTGAAAGTCCTCTGGCTCACAGCCTCTCAGCCCTGCAGCATCGTGGATGTGGAG ttcCTCCCTGTGTaccaccccagcctggaggaGAGCAGGAACCCCACCCTCTATGCCAACAATGTCCAGAGGGTAATGGCACA GGCCCTGGGCATTCCAGCCACTGAGTGTGAGTTTGTAGGGAGCTTGCCTGTGATCGTGGTGGGCCGGCTGAAGGTCGCCCTGGAGCCGAGGCTCTGGGAACTGGGAAAGGTGCTTCGGAAGGCTGG GTTGTCTCCTGGCTGTGTGGACACTGGGGCAGAGCCGGGCCGGAGTCGAATGATCAGCCAGGAAGAGTTTGCCAGGCAGCTACAGCTCTCTGACCCCCAGACGGTGGCTGGAGCCTTTAGCTACTTCCAGCAG GATGCCCAAGGTTTGGTGGACTTTCGAGATGTGGCCTTGGCACTGGCAGCTCTGGATGGAGGCAGGAGCCTGGACGAGTTGACTCGCCTGGCCTTTGAG ctCTTTGCCGAGGAGCAAGTAGAGGGGCCCGGCCGCCTGCTGTACAGAGACGGCTTCAGCACCATCCTGCACCTGCTGCTGGGGTCCCCCCGCCCTGCTGCTGCAACTTTGCATGCTGAGCTATGCCAGGCGGGACCCCACCAaggcctctccctct GTCAGTTCCAAGACTTCTCCCTCCACGACCCGCTCCACGGGAAGCTCTTCAGCACCTACCTGCGCCCCTCCCCGAAACCACAGGCCTCAACCCCAGGCGGCCGCATGGCTCTGGCCAACGGGACTGTGCCAGCACCCAAGCAGAAGGGCGACTGA
- the LPCAT4 gene encoding lysophospholipid acyltransferase LPCAT4 isoform X1: MSQGSPGDWAPLDPTPGSPAPPNPFVHELHLSRLQRVKFCLLGALLAPIRVLLAFIVLFLLWPFAWLQVAGLTEEQLQEPITGWRKTVCHNGVLGLSRLLFFLLGFLRIRVRGQRASRLQAPVLVAAPHSTFFDPIVLLPCDLPKVVSRAENLSVPVIGVVAASIKGPGWEPSDSLCPFWTPALLRFNQAILVSRHDPASRRRVVEEVRRRATSGGKWPQVLFFPEGTCSNKKALLKFKPGAFIAGVPVQPVLIQYPNSLDTTSWAWRGPGVLKVLWLTASQPCSIVDVEFLPVYHPSLEESRNPTLYANNVQRVMAQALGIPATECEFVGSLPVIVVGRLKVALEPRLWELGKVLRKAGLSPGCVDTGAEPGRSRMISQEEFARQLQLSDPQTVAGAFSYFQQDAQGLVDFRDVALALAALDGGRSLDELTRLAFELFAEEQVEGPGRLLYRDGFSTILHLLLGSPRPAAATLHAELCQAGPHQGLSLCQFQDFSLHDPLHGKLFSTYLRPSPKPQASTPGGRMALANGTVPAPKQKGD, translated from the exons ATGAGCCAGGGAAGTCCGGGGGACTGGGCCCCCCTCGACCCAACCCCCGGATCCCCAGCGCCCCCCAACCCCTTCGTGCATGAGTTACACCTCTCCCGCCTCCAGAGGGTTAAG TTCTGCCTCCTGGGGGCACTGTTGGCCCCCATCCGAGTGCTTCTGGCCTTTATTGTCCTCTTTCTCCTCTGGCCCTTTGCCTGGCTGCAAGTAGCTGGTCTTACGGAGGAGCAGCTTCAGGAGCCAATTACAGGATGGAGGAA GACTGTGTGCCACAACGGGGTGCTGGGCCTCAGCCGCCTGCTCTTTTTCCTGCTGGGCTTCCTTCGAATTCGCGTTCGGGGCCAGCGGGCCTCTCGCCTTCAAGCCCCTGTCCTTGTTGCCGCTCCCCACTCTACTTTCTTTGACCCCATTGTTCTGCTGCCCTGTGACCTGCCCAAGGTTGTGTCCCGAGCTGAGAACCTTTCCGTGCCTGTCATTGGAG TGGTGGCTGCCAGTATTAAAGGCCCTGGGTGGGAACCAAGTGACTCCTTGTGTCCTTTCTGGACCCCAGCCCTTCTCCGCTTCAACCAAGCCATTTTAGTATCCCGGCATGACCCGGCTTCTCGGCGCAGAGTGGTGGAGGAGGTCCGAAGGCGGGCTACCTCAGGAGGCAAGTGGCCCCAG GTACTATTCTTTCCTGAGGGCACCTGTTCCAACAAGAAGGCTTTGCTTAAATTCAAACCAG GAGCCTTCATCGCCGGGGTGCCTGTGCAGCCTGTCCTCATCCAATACCCCAACAGTCTG GACACCACCAGCTGGGCATGGAGGGGCCCTGGAGT ACTGAAAGTCCTCTGGCTCACAGCCTCTCAGCCCTGCAGCATCGTGGATGTGGAG ttcCTCCCTGTGTaccaccccagcctggaggaGAGCAGGAACCCCACCCTCTATGCCAACAATGTCCAGAGGGTAATGGCACA GGCCCTGGGCATTCCAGCCACTGAGTGTGAGTTTGTAGGGAGCTTGCCTGTGATCGTGGTGGGCCGGCTGAAGGTCGCCCTGGAGCCGAGGCTCTGGGAACTGGGAAAGGTGCTTCGGAAGGCTGG GTTGTCTCCTGGCTGTGTGGACACTGGGGCAGAGCCGGGCCGGAGTCGAATGATCAGCCAGGAAGAGTTTGCCAGGCAGCTACAGCTCTCTGACCCCCAGACGGTGGCTGGAGCCTTTAGCTACTTCCAGCAG GATGCCCAAGGTTTGGTGGACTTTCGAGATGTGGCCTTGGCACTGGCAGCTCTGGATGGAGGCAGGAGCCTGGACGAGTTGACTCGCCTGGCCTTTGAG ctCTTTGCCGAGGAGCAAGTAGAGGGGCCCGGCCGCCTGCTGTACAGAGACGGCTTCAGCACCATCCTGCACCTGCTGCTGGGGTCCCCCCGCCCTGCTGCTGCAACTTTGCATGCTGAGCTATGCCAGGCGGGACCCCACCAaggcctctccctct GTCAGTTCCAAGACTTCTCCCTCCACGACCCGCTCCACGGGAAGCTCTTCAGCACCTACCTGCGCCCCTCCCCGAAACCACAGGCCTCAACCCCAGGCGGCCGCATGGCTCTGGCCAACGGGACTGTGCCAGCACCCAAGCAGAAGGGCGACTGA